A section of the Petrimonas sulfuriphila genome encodes:
- the rsgA gene encoding ribosome small subunit-dependent GTPase A produces MSEEGSKRGLVIRNTGNNYLVRTDEGTDMSCLAKGNFRLKGIRSTSPVVVGDRVKIDVNSDGTAYITEIEDRKNYIVRKASNLSKHSHILAANIDLALLCVTVRFPETTTVFIDRFLVTAEAYSVPVVLVFNKTDIYDSDDREYVDGLVHLYSTVGYTCIKTSVLTGEGMNEVRELVCGKITLLAGHSGVGKSSIVNTLQKDATQKVGKISDYHNKGMHTTTFSEMIELEKGGFVIDTPGIKGFGTIDMTTAEVSHYFPEIFRISSKCKFYNCLHLNEPGCAVIKALENHYISQSRYQSYLNILEDANEEKYR; encoded by the coding sequence ATGAGCGAGGAGGGAAGTAAGAGGGGACTGGTAATCAGAAATACGGGCAATAACTATCTGGTAAGAACGGACGAAGGGACGGACATGTCGTGTCTGGCAAAAGGGAATTTCCGTCTTAAGGGTATCCGGAGCACGAGCCCTGTGGTAGTGGGAGATAGGGTGAAAATCGATGTAAATTCTGATGGAACGGCATATATTACCGAAATTGAAGACCGTAAAAACTATATTGTCCGCAAGGCGTCCAACCTTTCCAAACACTCGCACATTCTTGCTGCCAACATTGATCTGGCTCTTCTTTGTGTTACTGTAAGGTTTCCGGAAACAACCACAGTATTTATCGACCGGTTTTTGGTTACCGCAGAGGCATACAGTGTTCCTGTTGTTCTTGTTTTCAACAAAACGGATATCTACGACAGCGATGACAGGGAATACGTGGATGGGTTAGTTCACTTGTATTCAACTGTCGGGTATACATGCATTAAAACCTCGGTGCTCACAGGAGAGGGGATGAATGAAGTACGTGAGCTTGTTTGTGGAAAGATTACACTGCTTGCCGGACATTCCGGCGTGGGAAAATCAAGTATCGTAAACACGCTGCAAAAAGACGCAACGCAAAAAGTAGGAAAGATATCGGATTACCACAACAAAGGAATGCATACTACTACTTTTTCGGAAATGATTGAACTTGAAAAGGGAGGCTTCGTTATCGACACTCCGGGAATCAAAGGATTCGGAACCATCGACATGACAACGGCTGAGGTTTCTCACTATTTTCCCGAGATTTTCAGGATTTCGTCGAAGTGCAAGTTTTATAACTGCCTGCACCTGAACGAACCCGGCTGTGCCGTGATAAAAGCGTTGGAAAATCATTACATCAGTCAGAGCCGGTATCAGTCTTATTTGAATATCCTGGAAGATGCAAACGAAGAAAAATACCGGTAA
- a CDS encoding biotin--[acetyl-CoA-carboxylase] ligase translates to MDQLSEDRKIVRLEETESTNSCLKELLRTEHLEEGSVVVADFQTAGRGQMGNSWYSTKGDNLLFSLLIYPIEIPANEQFIISRIISLAIKNTLDQFTDDIRIKWPNDIYWKDRKIAGILIENSLQGKIIENSIIGIGLNLNQQVFPPELPNPVSLRQITATEQDKDYILDLLMKEFFLLYRGLQRGEKQVIEDEYMLDLYRVNGYYWFEDANGKFQAKIDNVLPSGHLVLKTLETNEERMYAFKEIAFI, encoded by the coding sequence ATGGATCAGTTGAGTGAAGACAGAAAAATTGTGCGGTTGGAGGAAACGGAATCGACAAATTCCTGCCTGAAAGAGTTATTAAGAACAGAACACTTGGAAGAAGGTTCTGTTGTGGTGGCTGATTTTCAAACGGCAGGCCGTGGACAGATGGGCAACAGCTGGTATTCGACAAAAGGAGATAATTTGCTTTTCAGTCTGTTGATTTATCCGATAGAGATTCCTGCTAACGAGCAGTTTATTATCTCCCGGATAATTTCACTGGCCATAAAAAATACCCTGGATCAGTTTACGGATGATATCCGGATCAAATGGCCCAACGATATTTACTGGAAAGACCGGAAAATTGCCGGTATTCTCATAGAAAACAGTTTGCAGGGGAAAATAATTGAAAACTCCATCATTGGAATCGGGTTGAACCTCAACCAGCAGGTGTTTCCGCCGGAATTGCCCAATCCGGTATCGTTGAGGCAAATCACTGCAACCGAACAGGATAAAGACTACATCCTGGATCTTTTGATGAAAGAGTTTTTTCTGTTATACAGGGGGTTGCAGCGCGGAGAAAAACAAGTTATTGAAGATGAATACATGCTTGATTTGTACCGGGTAAACGGTTATTACTGGTTTGAAGATGCAAACGGCAAGTTTCAGGCAAAAATCGATAACGTGCTTCCGTCCGGTCATCTTGTATTGAAGACGCTTGAGACCAATGAGGAGCGAATGTATGCGTTTAAGGAAATAGCTTTTATATAG
- the cls gene encoding cardiolipin synthase — protein sequence MNSVLMLILEILYALTIISVVIVVISENRNPIKTLSWVMVLVFLPFVGLIWYLIFGQDFTKKQVITKRMYSKLKKRPLDEVGPLEEFAYPQEHASLIRLLKNLDHTPLLGGNDVRFYTHAAEKFEDLLRDIENAKQHIHVEYYVFEGDNIGRKVRDALIRKSLEGVEVRVIYDSFGSRKTPKAFFEEFRKAGIEAEPFLKVALPKITSRLNFRNHRKIIVIDGQIGYVGGINIADRYIYGFKWGIWRDTHVRIEGKGVQGLQSIFLIDWFFVSQTLITSRKYFPELPVYGSISMQTVNSGPFREEREISHGILQAIYDAQKSIFIQTPYFIPPESMIEALQAAAIRGLDVRLIISKKSDVPLVQMASRSFVKEMLESGVKVYMYEKGFLHSKLMVFDDSLTLIGSVNFDSRSFEHNFEVEAFIYDHDVAEKAMDIIVEDQRFSQVVSLREWMRRPMRLRFIESLMRLFAPLL from the coding sequence ATGAACAGTGTATTGATGCTTATTCTCGAGATCCTTTACGCTTTAACCATCATCAGTGTGGTTATTGTGGTAATTTCTGAGAATAGGAATCCCATTAAGACGCTTTCATGGGTAATGGTGCTTGTGTTTTTGCCTTTTGTGGGATTAATCTGGTATCTTATTTTCGGCCAGGATTTTACCAAAAAACAAGTCATTACCAAACGGATGTACAGCAAGCTCAAGAAACGTCCACTGGATGAAGTTGGCCCGCTGGAGGAGTTTGCTTATCCCCAGGAGCATGCGAGTTTGATCCGTTTACTGAAAAACCTTGACCATACCCCGTTGCTGGGAGGGAACGATGTCCGGTTTTATACCCATGCCGCGGAAAAATTCGAAGATTTACTGCGCGATATTGAAAATGCAAAACAACATATCCACGTAGAGTATTATGTTTTTGAAGGGGATAACATCGGCAGAAAAGTGAGGGACGCATTGATCCGAAAGTCACTCGAAGGTGTTGAAGTACGCGTTATTTACGATAGCTTTGGTTCACGTAAAACCCCTAAAGCATTTTTTGAGGAGTTCAGAAAGGCCGGTATCGAAGCAGAACCGTTTCTAAAGGTTGCACTTCCCAAAATTACCTCGCGGCTAAATTTCCGGAATCATCGAAAAATAATTGTCATTGACGGACAGATTGGATATGTAGGAGGCATAAACATTGCCGACAGGTACATCTACGGTTTTAAATGGGGAATCTGGCGCGATACACATGTACGCATCGAAGGCAAAGGCGTGCAGGGTTTACAATCGATCTTTCTTATCGATTGGTTTTTTGTGAGTCAGACACTTATCACGTCGAGGAAATATTTTCCGGAGCTTCCTGTTTATGGAAGCATATCCATGCAGACTGTCAACAGCGGGCCATTCCGTGAGGAAAGGGAAATCTCTCACGGTATTCTTCAGGCCATTTACGATGCACAGAAGAGTATTTTCATTCAAACACCCTATTTCATTCCGCCTGAATCCATGATAGAAGCGCTGCAGGCAGCTGCTATCCGAGGACTGGATGTAAGGCTGATCATCTCCAAAAAATCGGATGTGCCTTTGGTGCAAATGGCATCACGTTCTTTCGTAAAGGAGATGCTGGAAAGTGGGGTGAAGGTGTATATGTACGAGAAAGGCTTTTTGCATTCCAAACTGATGGTGTTTGATGATTCCCTTACATTGATTGGTTCGGTGAATTTCGATTCACGCAGTTTTGAACACAATTTCGAGGTGGAAGCGTTTATCTACGATCACGATGTGGCAGAAAAAGCCATGGATATCATTGTTGAGGATCAACGGTTTTCTCAGGTTGTCTCCCTGCGTGAGTGGATGAGGAGACCGATGAGGCTCAGGTTTATTGAATCTTTAATGCGTTTGTTTGCACCTTTGTTATAA
- a CDS encoding UMP kinase, translating to MKYNRILLKLSGESLTGEKGYGIDEVRLNDYARQIKEAVQMGVQVGIVIGGGNIFRGLSGSQKGFDRVKGDQMGMLATVINSLALSSALTAIGQKNRVYTSIRMEPVGELYSKWKAIESMQNGEVAILSGGTGNPFFTTDTASALRGIEIEADAMFKGTRVDGVYTADPEKDPSATKFDTISFDEVYDRGLRVMDLTATTMCKQNNLPIVVFDMDTYGNLKKVLSGDNIGTLVHV from the coding sequence ATGAAATACAACAGAATTTTACTGAAACTCAGCGGTGAGTCGCTGACAGGAGAAAAAGGGTACGGGATAGATGAAGTCCGGTTGAATGACTATGCCCGACAAATAAAAGAAGCTGTACAAATGGGAGTGCAAGTCGGAATTGTTATCGGTGGTGGAAATATTTTCCGGGGCTTGAGCGGCTCGCAAAAAGGGTTTGACCGGGTAAAAGGTGACCAAATGGGCATGCTTGCCACCGTTATCAATAGCCTGGCATTGAGTTCTGCATTGACGGCCATTGGTCAGAAAAACAGGGTTTATACCTCCATTCGTATGGAACCTGTCGGCGAGCTTTACTCCAAATGGAAAGCGATTGAGTCCATGCAAAATGGTGAAGTGGCTATCCTTTCCGGAGGAACGGGAAACCCGTTCTTTACCACCGACACCGCTTCTGCTCTGCGTGGAATAGAGATTGAGGCTGATGCCATGTTTAAAGGCACCCGTGTTGACGGTGTTTATACTGCTGACCCCGAAAAAGATCCGTCGGCAACCAAGTTCGATACGATCTCATTTGATGAAGTTTACGACCGGGGCTTGCGGGTAATGGATCTTACGGCGACGACAATGTGCAAGCAAAATAACCTGCCCATTGTTGTTTTCGATATGGACACATACGGAAACCTGAAGAAGGTCCTTTCCGGGGATAATATTGGAACCCTGGTGCACGTGTGA
- a CDS encoding helix-turn-helix transcriptional regulator, with amino-acid sequence MAEIYYLLTWGTFWLMLLCFVFLLTVSVPRRDDLRSYKRVRLLLAWGVFFLMTLVNLTELSMSDSGTNDDIWYTRLMTLWIGACVAPVFSIVNITLINSHFFSWRNLVRDLVIPLVLVVGNVFLFEIFSAKSLAFLFAYVVFIVYYVLVVVVYTVIFLRNYRQYSIRLNNYFSEPGSNLLKWTVTTQFLATSSGIMAFVSLFMPHGWLCVFALFLNILYPYYAIRFINYAFQFPVIAPVVEEVMEEEPVVRDSVFMLEDIVGEWEKEKRYLQPELNIEMVAHELSTNRTYLSSYINTCKNKNFKEWISDLRIAEAQRLLLSEPKTPINEIGERVGFSDKGNFSTRFSKSVGMSPSLWRKTHLK; translated from the coding sequence ATGGCAGAAATATATTATCTTCTCACTTGGGGCACTTTCTGGTTGATGCTCTTATGCTTTGTCTTTCTTTTAACCGTTTCCGTTCCTAGGCGTGACGATTTAAGAAGCTATAAACGCGTGCGTCTTTTGTTGGCGTGGGGCGTTTTTTTTCTGATGACGCTCGTAAATCTAACTGAACTCAGTATGAGCGACTCCGGAACCAACGACGACATTTGGTATACGCGACTAATGACGCTGTGGATTGGAGCGTGTGTGGCTCCCGTTTTTTCGATTGTAAATATTACCTTGATAAACAGTCATTTCTTTTCGTGGAGGAATCTTGTCAGGGATTTGGTTATTCCCCTTGTACTGGTTGTCGGCAACGTATTCTTGTTCGAGATTTTCTCTGCCAAATCACTGGCCTTCCTTTTTGCTTATGTTGTTTTCATTGTCTACTATGTGCTTGTGGTGGTGGTCTATACGGTGATTTTTCTTCGCAACTACAGACAATATTCTATCCGGCTCAACAATTATTTTTCCGAACCCGGCTCCAATCTGCTGAAATGGACAGTAACCACGCAGTTTCTGGCCACCTCAAGCGGTATAATGGCTTTTGTAAGTTTATTTATGCCGCATGGATGGTTGTGCGTTTTCGCCTTATTCCTCAATATCCTTTATCCGTATTATGCTATACGGTTTATTAATTATGCATTTCAGTTTCCTGTTATAGCCCCAGTGGTGGAAGAAGTTATGGAGGAAGAGCCAGTCGTCAGAGATTCGGTTTTCATGCTGGAAGATATTGTTGGTGAATGGGAAAAAGAAAAACGCTACCTTCAGCCCGAACTCAATATCGAAATGGTTGCCCATGAATTGAGTACCAACCGCACCTATCTTTCCTCTTACATTAATACCTGCAAAAACAAAAACTTTAAAGAATGGATTAGCGACTTGCGTATTGCCGAGGCGCAACGCCTCCTGCTGTCCGAACCCAAAACACCGATAAACGAAATAGGCGAACGGGTGGGATTTTCGGACAAAGGAAACTTCAGTACCCGTTTTTCCAAAAGCGTTGGCATGAGCCCTTCCTTGTGGCGGAAGACGCATTTGAAATGA
- a CDS encoding alanine dehydrogenase, translating into MIYEPLRSTQFVVRELLLKADKQNISLVIGIPKENQKVEKRLAITPETTALLVESGYQVMIESDAGLAINYSDRYYSDSGANIVQTKAEVFQADIILKVSAPTFDEVSMMKPRSSVFSFLQLYLISSETLELMAEKRINALAYELIYDDSQISPFVTAISEIEGAYSISVASELLSSAHGGKGILLGGVPGISPTEVVIIGAGVAGAVAARAALALGATVKIFDNDINKLRKIQHELGRMVFTSTLQPNVLRNVFRSADVVIGAMQYVNKTHLYRISTDLIREMKKGSLIIDLRMSYGGCFETTMEACLPNHPQVFERFGILHFCELSISSRVARTASIALSNIFISMFSAMAESGGVGRFARFDRGFASGFYMFTGKMVNSYVANHFNWPVNDIGLFLPGL; encoded by the coding sequence ATGATATACGAACCCTTAAGAAGCACACAATTTGTTGTTCGTGAATTGCTGCTGAAAGCAGACAAACAAAACATCTCGCTTGTAATAGGTATTCCAAAGGAAAATCAAAAAGTGGAAAAACGGCTGGCAATCACTCCCGAAACAACGGCCCTGCTTGTTGAATCGGGTTATCAGGTAATGATTGAATCCGATGCCGGGCTGGCTATTAATTATTCCGACCGGTATTATTCCGATTCAGGAGCAAATATCGTACAAACAAAGGCCGAAGTTTTTCAGGCCGATATTATTCTGAAGGTCTCAGCACCTACTTTTGATGAAGTTTCGATGATGAAACCACGAAGCAGTGTGTTTTCGTTTTTGCAGTTGTACCTGATCTCATCGGAAACACTGGAGCTAATGGCGGAAAAACGCATAAATGCGCTGGCTTATGAGTTGATTTATGATGATAGCCAGATTTCTCCTTTTGTAACTGCCATCAGTGAAATTGAGGGAGCATACTCCATTTCTGTAGCATCGGAATTGCTCAGCAGTGCACACGGTGGAAAAGGTATTCTGTTGGGTGGGGTTCCAGGGATTTCGCCTACCGAAGTGGTGATTATAGGGGCAGGTGTTGCGGGAGCTGTGGCTGCGCGTGCTGCGCTTGCATTAGGTGCTACAGTGAAAATATTTGATAACGATATCAATAAACTTAGGAAAATCCAGCACGAATTGGGTCGGATGGTGTTTACCTCTACCCTGCAACCGAATGTGTTGCGCAATGTTTTTCGCTCTGCCGATGTGGTGATCGGAGCCATGCAATATGTAAATAAAACGCACTTGTACCGTATCTCCACCGACTTGATCCGCGAAATGAAGAAAGGGTCGCTCATTATTGACTTGCGTATGTCATATGGAGGATGTTTCGAAACTACGATGGAAGCGTGTTTACCCAATCATCCCCAGGTTTTTGAACGGTTCGGTATTTTGCATTTCTGTGAATTAAGCATAAGCTCCCGCGTAGCACGCACAGCATCCATCGCTTTGAGCAATATTTTTATTTCGATGTTCTCGGCAATGGCCGAGAGTGGGGGAGTAGGACGGTTCGCCCGTTTCGACCGCGGTTTTGCCTCCGGATTCTACATGTTTACCGGGAAAATGGTCAATTCTTATGTAGCCAATCATTTTAATTGGCCGGTAAACGATATCGGGTTGTTCCTGCCGGGATTGTAG
- the frr gene encoding ribosome recycling factor, with the protein MDISTIKKDAEEKMQMTLEFLEETFARIRAGRANVRILDGVRVEYYGSHVPLSNVSTVSTPDAKTILVQPWEKNMLKVVEKAIMDSDVGITPENNGEVIRLGIPPLTEERRRQLVKQTKQESEDAKISIRNSRREGIDEVKKAVKDGLPEDMGKDVENELQKLHDKFIKRIDDKFAEKEKEILTV; encoded by the coding sequence ATGGATATTTCAACAATTAAAAAAGATGCCGAGGAAAAGATGCAGATGACCTTGGAATTTCTGGAAGAAACTTTCGCACGAATTCGTGCAGGGAGAGCTAATGTGCGTATTCTTGACGGGGTGAGAGTAGAATATTATGGCAGTCACGTTCCGTTGTCGAATGTATCAACAGTCTCTACTCCTGATGCCAAAACTATTCTGGTTCAACCGTGGGAAAAAAATATGCTGAAAGTAGTTGAAAAAGCGATTATGGATTCTGACGTGGGAATTACCCCCGAGAACAACGGTGAAGTTATCCGCCTGGGAATCCCGCCGCTTACCGAAGAACGCCGCAGGCAGCTTGTGAAGCAGACCAAGCAGGAATCGGAGGATGCCAAGATCAGCATTCGGAACTCCCGCCGCGAAGGGATTGATGAGGTGAAAAAGGCTGTTAAAGATGGACTTCCCGAGGATATGGGAAAAGACGTTGAAAATGAGCTTCAAAAACTTCACGATAAATTCATCAAAAGAATTGATGATAAGTTCGCCGAAAAGGAAAAAGAAATACTTACCGTATAA
- a CDS encoding YraN family protein, which produces MAQHNELGKRGEEEAVRYLKSKDYKIVCRNWRFYGYEIDIVAENEEFIVFVEVKTRTSVQWGNPVGFVNKLRMRRMLDAADHYLIEMDIDKPARFDIIGLVWNGRGFDLEHIDDAFLPFL; this is translated from the coding sequence ATGGCACAACACAATGAGTTAGGCAAAAGAGGCGAAGAGGAGGCCGTGAGATACCTGAAATCGAAAGATTATAAAATTGTTTGTCGGAACTGGAGATTTTACGGCTACGAGATTGATATTGTTGCGGAGAACGAAGAATTTATTGTCTTTGTCGAGGTGAAAACCAGAACGTCTGTTCAATGGGGGAATCCGGTGGGTTTTGTGAATAAGCTCCGAATGCGTAGAATGTTGGATGCTGCCGATCATTATCTGATTGAAATGGATATCGACAAGCCTGCCCGGTTCGATATTATCGGTCTGGTCTGGAATGGAAGAGGATTTGACCTGGAGCATATCGATGATGCTTTTTTGCCCTTCCTGTGA
- a CDS encoding MmcQ/YjbR family DNA-binding protein → MNIEELYDYCLSIPGAEVTTPFDDVTLVMKVCDKMFALIPLDADRLSVALKCEPEKAVRLREEYRCVEPAFHMNKTYWNTIYITGEMPDEELKIWIRHSVEEVIKKLPKIKQKEYYGSVE, encoded by the coding sequence ATGAATATAGAAGAGCTTTATGATTACTGTCTTTCCATTCCGGGTGCGGAAGTAACAACGCCGTTTGACGATGTTACATTGGTGATGAAAGTGTGTGACAAGATGTTTGCCCTTATCCCGTTGGATGCTGACAGATTGTCTGTCGCGCTCAAATGTGAACCGGAAAAAGCGGTGCGGTTGCGTGAAGAATACAGATGTGTGGAGCCTGCTTTTCATATGAACAAAACGTATTGGAACACAATTTATATAACTGGAGAAATGCCGGATGAGGAATTAAAAATATGGATCAGGCACTCGGTGGAAGAAGTCATTAAGAAATTACCCAAAATAAAGCAGAAAGAGTACTATGGATCAGTTGAGTGA
- a CDS encoding nucleoside deaminase, translating into MLDDTYFMRQALIEAQRAYDKNEVPVGAVVVANHRIIARAHNLVETLNDVTAHAEMQAITAAANVLGGKYLTDCTLFVTVEPCPMCAGALGWAQLSRVVYGASDEKRGFSKSAPSVLHPKTTVTSGVLAEECAKLMKAFFEKIR; encoded by the coding sequence ATGCTGGACGACACTTACTTTATGCGGCAGGCGCTGATTGAGGCGCAGAGAGCTTACGATAAGAACGAGGTTCCGGTGGGTGCAGTTGTAGTTGCCAACCACCGGATTATCGCCCGGGCACACAACCTGGTGGAGACCCTCAACGATGTTACCGCACACGCCGAAATGCAGGCGATAACCGCAGCCGCCAACGTGCTTGGCGGAAAATACCTAACCGACTGCACGCTTTTTGTCACTGTTGAACCTTGTCCCATGTGTGCCGGCGCGTTGGGCTGGGCACAACTCTCACGGGTTGTTTACGGCGCAAGCGACGAAAAACGGGGTTTTTCCAAGTCAGCGCCTAGCGTTTTACATCCTAAGACAACCGTTACCTCAGGGGTTTTGGCCGAAGAATGTGCAAAGCTGATGAAAGCTTTTTTTGAAAAAATAAGATAA
- a CDS encoding shikimate kinase, which translates to MVRIYLIGYMGVGKTTVGKKLAKLLDIGFVDLDKFIESKYHKTVPELFAERGEREFRLIEQKSLIEVSEIEDVVVSTGGGTPCFFENIRLMNQTGTTVYIHAEPEELAARLRTSKTVRPIVSGKTGEDLTLFIAQHLKERERFYNQAQVIYKTDRLITKEDIHLTVDRIADEIKKRLK; encoded by the coding sequence ATGGTTAGGATCTATTTAATCGGATATATGGGTGTGGGAAAGACCACGGTTGGCAAGAAACTGGCTAAGTTGCTCGATATAGGTTTTGTCGATTTAGATAAGTTTATCGAGAGCAAATACCATAAGACTGTGCCAGAGCTTTTTGCTGAACGGGGTGAACGTGAATTTCGCCTGATCGAGCAAAAATCGTTAATCGAGGTTTCAGAGATAGAGGATGTGGTGGTTTCGACAGGCGGCGGGACCCCCTGTTTTTTTGAAAATATCCGGCTGATGAATCAAACAGGAACTACGGTATATATTCATGCGGAACCCGAAGAACTTGCAGCCAGGTTACGGACATCGAAAACAGTTCGACCCATTGTTTCCGGAAAAACCGGAGAGGACCTGACGTTATTCATTGCCCAACACCTGAAAGAAAGGGAGCGGTTTTACAATCAGGCACAAGTTATTTACAAAACCGACCGTTTAATCACAAAAGAAGATATTCACCTGACCGTTGACAGAATTGCTGACGAAATAAAAAAACGGCTAAAATGA